The following coding sequences lie in one Flagellimonas eckloniae genomic window:
- a CDS encoding head GIN domain-containing protein, whose product MKKVILTYCILFLISCNGDNVPDCFQNAGDLVRETVELPEFTKITAFENVNVVVKQGPDQLVEIETGEFLRNEVSAKVEEGRLILRNENDCNFVRDYGVTTIYVTSPEITEIRSGTGFSISSDGVLNYPNLTLLSESFSEPEAETTDGSFDLNVASENISIVVNGIAFFQLQGTTSNLSIFIAAGDPRIEAGELVSQNVSVNHRGSNDVLVNPQQRISGVIRGTGDVISNNRPPEIEVEELFNGRLIFID is encoded by the coding sequence ATGAAAAAAGTAATACTAACATATTGTATTTTGTTTTTGATATCCTGTAATGGTGATAACGTCCCCGATTGCTTTCAAAATGCTGGAGATTTGGTTCGAGAAACAGTAGAGTTGCCCGAATTTACCAAAATCACCGCCTTTGAAAATGTTAACGTGGTTGTGAAACAGGGACCTGACCAATTAGTGGAAATTGAAACAGGAGAATTTCTCAGGAATGAAGTGTCGGCAAAAGTAGAGGAAGGCAGGCTTATATTAAGAAATGAGAACGACTGTAATTTTGTGAGAGATTATGGGGTTACAACGATTTATGTTACCTCTCCTGAAATTACTGAAATAAGAAGTGGTACAGGATTTTCCATTTCCAGTGATGGAGTATTGAATTATCCCAACCTTACTTTGCTATCCGAAAGTTTTAGTGAACCTGAAGCGGAAACAACAGATGGTTCTTTTGATCTAAACGTTGCATCAGAGAACATTAGTATTGTTGTGAATGGGATTGCTTTTTTTCAACTTCAAGGAACAACTTCTAATTTAAGTATTTTTATTGCTGCGGGAGACCCTCGGATTGAAGCAGGAGAACTGGTTTCTCAGAATGTGAGTGTAAATCACAGAGGGTCTAATGATGTACTAGTGAATCCGCAACAAAGAATCAGTGGAGTAATTCGGGGAACTGGAGATGTTATCAGTAATAACAGACCCCCCGAAATTGAGGTGGAGGAACTTTTTAATGGCAGGTTGATTTTTATAGACTAA
- a CDS encoding acyloxyacyl hydrolase, with amino-acid sequence MKRLLYLCVFLYGCYGFSQEREVPKKYVLDANQFYGSILLHNPAISHLITDHPGGFILGLSRKRFGHEEWESLYGYPDTGISFVYQNTNSSILGDHYGLYAHYNFYFLKRNLQLRVGQGVSYNTNPYDKNENFRNNAYGTHILSSTMLMFNYHKENLVAGLGVKAGISLLHYSNANFKAPNTSTNTMAFNIGVTYDLNAEKSFEFIQPETTEKVTEPIRYNFALRSGANESDIINSGRYGFLIFSAYADKRLGRKSAIQFGTDVFFSNFLKELIRYQSISFPELNVAADTDYKRVGLFVGHELFVNKMSVIAQLGYYVYYPFDFEGQVYNRIGLKRYFGDKLFGAITLKSHGAKAETLEFGIGVRL; translated from the coding sequence ATGAAGCGCCTACTTTATTTATGTGTCTTTTTATACGGTTGCTATGGGTTTTCCCAAGAACGGGAAGTCCCTAAAAAGTATGTCTTGGATGCAAATCAGTTTTATGGGTCAATTTTACTGCATAACCCTGCAATCTCGCATTTAATTACGGATCACCCAGGGGGATTTATTTTAGGATTGAGTAGAAAAAGGTTCGGACATGAAGAATGGGAATCTTTGTATGGATACCCAGATACCGGAATTTCCTTTGTTTATCAAAACACAAACAGTTCTATTTTGGGAGACCATTATGGATTATATGCCCATTATAATTTTTACTTTTTAAAGCGCAATCTGCAACTTCGTGTAGGTCAAGGGGTGTCCTATAATACCAATCCGTACGACAAGAATGAAAACTTTAGGAACAATGCCTATGGTACGCACATATTGAGTTCCACAATGTTGATGTTCAATTATCATAAGGAAAATCTTGTTGCAGGATTGGGCGTAAAAGCAGGAATTTCACTATTACATTATTCCAATGCCAATTTTAAGGCCCCAAATACATCAACAAATACAATGGCATTTAATATTGGGGTGACCTATGATTTAAATGCTGAAAAATCCTTTGAATTTATTCAACCTGAAACTACAGAAAAAGTTACTGAACCCATTCGGTACAATTTTGCTTTGCGAAGCGGGGCAAATGAAAGTGACATCATTAATTCTGGGCGTTATGGTTTTTTGATTTTCTCCGCTTATGCTGATAAAAGACTCGGAAGAAAAAGTGCAATACAATTTGGAACTGATGTGTTCTTTTCCAATTTTTTAAAGGAATTGATTCGCTACCAATCCATTTCATTTCCAGAGCTCAACGTGGCAGCTGATACGGATTATAAACGTGTAGGGCTTTTTGTGGGTCATGAACTTTTTGTGAACAAAATGAGTGTCATTGCGCAATTGGGCTATTATGTATACTATCCTTTTGATTTTGAAGGGCAGGTTTACAATAGAATTGGACTCAAACGCTATTTTGGGGATAAACTCTTTGGAGCTATCACACTAAAATCGCATGGAGCAAAGGCAGAAACCCTTGAATTTGGAATAGGTGTACGACTATGA
- the metF gene encoding methylenetetrahydrofolate reductase [NAD(P)H], with protein MKVTDHIKNAKGKTLFSFEIIPPVKGRNIQELYNNIDPLMEFNPPFIDVTTSREEYVYIDRDGLLDKKLTRMRPGTLGICASITHKYNVDTVPHVLCGGFTREETEYLLVDCHYLGIDNVMALRGDAMREEKYFEPTNGGHKFASDLVHQIQEINCGNYLHDVIETDNCANFCIGVAGYPEKHMEAPSLKSDLKRLKQKVELGADYVVTQMFFDNQKYFEFVEEARKMGIDVPIIPGIKPIAVKRHLQLLPQVFRVDIPQDLVDAVESCKTNKEVRQVGVEWCIEQSKELKEAGVPVLHYYSMGKSDNIKAIAKQVF; from the coding sequence ATGAAGGTTACCGACCATATTAAAAACGCAAAGGGGAAGACTCTTTTTAGCTTTGAAATAATCCCTCCAGTTAAAGGCAGAAATATTCAGGAACTCTACAATAATATTGACCCTTTAATGGAGTTTAACCCACCATTTATTGATGTAACAACTTCAAGGGAGGAGTATGTATACATTGACCGTGATGGATTATTAGATAAGAAATTGACCAGAATGCGTCCGGGGACCTTGGGTATTTGTGCTTCAATTACGCATAAATATAATGTGGACACGGTTCCTCATGTCCTTTGTGGTGGATTTACGCGAGAAGAGACTGAATATCTTCTGGTGGATTGTCACTATTTGGGTATTGACAATGTTATGGCATTACGAGGTGACGCCATGCGGGAAGAGAAGTATTTTGAACCTACCAACGGAGGGCACAAATTTGCTTCTGATCTAGTGCATCAAATTCAAGAAATAAACTGTGGGAATTATTTACATGATGTGATTGAAACAGATAATTGTGCCAACTTTTGTATTGGTGTTGCAGGTTATCCTGAAAAACATATGGAGGCTCCATCCTTAAAATCTGATTTGAAACGATTGAAGCAAAAAGTAGAATTGGGAGCTGATTATGTGGTTACACAAATGTTTTTTGATAACCAGAAATATTTTGAATTTGTGGAAGAAGCACGAAAAATGGGCATTGATGTTCCCATTATTCCAGGAATAAAGCCAATAGCTGTAAAACGACATTTACAATTGCTTCCACAAGTATTCCGAGTAGATATTCCTCAAGATTTGGTGGACGCTGTGGAATCCTGCAAAACTAACAAGGAAGTTCGTCAAGTAGGTGTAGAATGGTGTATTGAACAATCCAAAGAGCTAAAGGAAGCTGGAGTACCTGTATTACATTATTATTCCATGGGGAAATCAGATAATATTAAAGCTATTGCTAAGCAGGTGTTTTAA
- the metH gene encoding methionine synthase, which yields MTTNKEQRFLKLSGLEPLVITPESNFVNVGERTNVAGSKKFLRLIKEEKFDEALDVARHQVEGGAQIIDINMDDGLIDGKEAMVKFLNLIVAEPDIARVPIMIDSSKWDIIEAGLQVVQGKCVVNSISLKEGEEQFVHHAKLIKRYGAAVIVMAFDEVGQADNLERRKEIAERSYRILVDEVNFAPEDIIFDLNIFPVATGMDEHKLNALDFIQSTKWVRENLPHCSVSGGVSNVSFSFRGNNPVREAMHSVFLYHAIKAGMNMGIVNPALLEVYDDIPKDLLEHVEDVILNRRDDATERLLEFAETVVGKVKESKVDLSWREEPLQNRITRALVKGVDQFIEEDVEEARVSVSKPIEVIEGHLMTGMNVVGDLFGSGKMFLPQVVKSARVMKKAVAYLLPYIEEEKLKNPQIEDAKGAGKILMATVKGDVHDIGKNIVSVVLACNNYEIVDMGVMVPPEKIINKAKEEQVDIIGLSGLITPSLDEMVFLAKEMERQEFKVPLLIGGATTSKAHTAVKIDTQYSQAVVHVNDASRAVTVVGDLLQKETSDNYKKSIKLDYESFREKFLNRTKQKEYLSLEEARKNKLKIEWNAEDIKKPNQLGIQVIEDFDLQKLTGFIDWTPFFRSWDLHGKYPAILKDEVVGEQASELFRDAQKLLKKVFEEKLLTAKGIFGLFKANSNDNDDINLLSGVDGKSKFTFRTLRQQLKKRAGVPNIGLSDFIAPEDMGIQDYMGCFCVSTGFGTKELATEFEKNLDDYNSIMIKALADRLAEAFAEYLHKEVRTKHWGYASSETLSNDDLIDEKYTGIRPAPGYPACPDHLEKVTIWELLNVEEKIGVKLTESLAMWPAASVSGYYFGHPKAKYFGLGKIKQDQVADFSKRKNIKLEEAEKWLAPNIVEA from the coding sequence ATGACTACGAACAAGGAACAACGTTTTTTAAAACTCTCGGGGCTTGAACCCTTGGTAATTACCCCAGAGAGTAATTTCGTAAATGTCGGGGAACGTACCAATGTTGCAGGATCTAAAAAATTCCTTCGCTTAATTAAGGAAGAGAAATTTGACGAGGCATTGGATGTTGCGCGTCACCAAGTTGAAGGAGGTGCCCAAATAATAGACATCAATATGGACGATGGTCTAATTGATGGGAAAGAAGCTATGGTTAAGTTTTTAAATCTAATTGTAGCAGAACCGGACATAGCACGTGTCCCCATAATGATTGATAGCTCCAAATGGGATATTATTGAAGCAGGGCTTCAGGTGGTGCAGGGAAAATGTGTAGTAAACTCGATAAGTCTAAAGGAAGGGGAAGAACAATTCGTCCATCATGCCAAATTAATAAAGCGCTATGGAGCCGCTGTTATTGTAATGGCTTTTGATGAGGTTGGACAAGCTGATAACCTAGAAAGACGTAAGGAAATTGCAGAGCGTTCCTATCGCATTTTAGTTGATGAAGTAAATTTTGCTCCAGAAGACATCATCTTTGACCTTAATATATTTCCTGTTGCCACAGGGATGGATGAGCACAAGCTCAATGCATTGGATTTTATTCAAAGCACAAAATGGGTTCGTGAAAATTTACCGCATTGTAGTGTAAGCGGTGGAGTCAGTAATGTTTCGTTTTCTTTTAGAGGAAACAATCCCGTTAGGGAAGCCATGCACTCCGTTTTTCTATATCATGCCATTAAAGCGGGAATGAATATGGGTATTGTAAACCCGGCCTTGCTCGAAGTTTATGACGATATTCCAAAAGATTTATTGGAGCATGTAGAAGATGTTATCCTAAATAGAAGGGATGATGCCACAGAACGCCTGTTGGAATTTGCCGAAACTGTGGTTGGCAAGGTTAAAGAAAGCAAGGTCGACTTATCGTGGCGTGAAGAACCATTGCAAAACCGAATTACCCGCGCCTTGGTAAAAGGTGTAGATCAATTTATTGAGGAAGACGTTGAAGAAGCGAGAGTTTCTGTTTCCAAACCCATAGAGGTAATTGAAGGGCATTTAATGACCGGAATGAACGTGGTAGGCGATTTATTTGGAAGCGGAAAAATGTTTCTTCCGCAAGTGGTCAAGTCTGCTCGGGTAATGAAAAAAGCGGTGGCCTATTTACTGCCCTATATTGAAGAAGAGAAATTAAAAAACCCTCAAATTGAAGATGCAAAAGGTGCCGGGAAAATTTTGATGGCAACGGTAAAAGGAGACGTACACGACATTGGGAAAAACATTGTTAGCGTGGTCCTTGCCTGCAACAACTATGAAATTGTAGATATGGGGGTTATGGTACCGCCAGAAAAAATCATCAATAAAGCCAAAGAAGAACAGGTAGATATTATTGGGCTTAGTGGCTTGATCACTCCATCTTTAGATGAAATGGTTTTTTTGGCAAAAGAAATGGAGCGACAAGAATTTAAGGTTCCATTGTTAATCGGAGGGGCAACCACAAGTAAAGCACATACAGCTGTAAAGATAGACACACAATATAGTCAAGCTGTAGTGCATGTCAATGATGCTTCCAGAGCGGTTACAGTTGTTGGGGATTTATTGCAAAAGGAGACTTCGGATAACTACAAAAAATCCATCAAATTGGATTATGAAAGCTTTCGGGAAAAATTCTTAAATCGAACCAAACAGAAAGAATATCTTTCGTTGGAAGAGGCTAGAAAAAATAAACTTAAGATTGAATGGAATGCCGAAGACATCAAAAAACCAAATCAACTCGGTATTCAAGTCATTGAAGATTTTGATTTACAAAAACTGACCGGTTTTATAGATTGGACACCATTTTTCAGAAGTTGGGACTTGCATGGGAAATATCCCGCCATCCTAAAGGACGAGGTAGTGGGAGAACAGGCTTCAGAGCTTTTTCGAGATGCACAAAAACTATTGAAAAAAGTGTTTGAAGAGAAACTATTGACAGCAAAGGGTATTTTTGGGCTGTTTAAGGCGAATTCAAATGACAATGATGATATAAATCTTCTTTCCGGGGTAGATGGAAAATCAAAATTTACATTTAGAACCTTACGGCAACAACTTAAAAAAAGAGCAGGAGTTCCGAATATTGGCCTCTCTGACTTCATAGCTCCCGAAGATATGGGAATCCAGGATTATATGGGATGTTTTTGTGTTAGCACAGGATTTGGAACAAAAGAGTTGGCTACTGAATTCGAGAAAAACCTTGATGATTACAATTCCATAATGATTAAGGCCTTGGCTGATCGTTTGGCGGAAGCCTTTGCAGAATATCTTCATAAGGAAGTGCGTACCAAACATTGGGGATACGCATCAAGCGAAACCCTATCCAATGATGATTTAATTGATGAGAAGTATACTGGAATCAGACCAGCCCCAGGATATCCGGCGTGCCCTGATCATTTGGAGAAAGTGACTATTTGGGAATTACTAAATGTAGAAGAAAAAATTGGGGTGAAGTTGACAGAAAGTTTGGCCATGTGGCCAGCTGCCAGTGTTAGTGGCTACTATTTTGGGCACCCGAAGGCCAAGTATTTTGGCTTGGGTAAAATAAAACAAGATCAAGTGGCAGACTTTTCCAAAAGAAAGAATATCAAATTAGAGGAAGCAGAAAAATGGCTTGCTCCAAATATTGTTGAAGCATAA
- a CDS encoding homocysteine S-methyltransferase family protein, translating into MKSIEEILQERILVLDGAMGTMLQRYKFQEKDFRGNRFKDWEHPLQGNNDLLSLTQPEAIAEVHRKYFAAGADIVETNTFSGTTIAMADYHMEELVYELNYESAKIAKKVADEFTAKEPHKPRFVAGSIGPTNKTASMSPDVNDPGFRAVSFDELRIAYKEQVEALLDGGSDILLVETIFDTLNAKAALFAIEEVKEERNSTVPVMVSGTITDASGRTLSGQTAEAFLISISHISILTVGFNCALGAKQLTPHLEVISSKTGYGVSAHPNAGLPNAFGEYDETPEQMADQIKEYVEKGLINIVGGCCGTTPEHIEAIADLVKEYKPRKLAIPV; encoded by the coding sequence ATGAAAAGTATTGAAGAAATTTTACAGGAACGGATTTTGGTGTTAGATGGTGCCATGGGGACCATGTTGCAACGCTATAAATTTCAGGAAAAAGATTTTAGGGGAAACCGATTTAAAGATTGGGAACACCCGCTTCAAGGAAATAATGACCTGCTCTCATTAACTCAACCTGAGGCTATAGCTGAAGTACATCGAAAATATTTTGCCGCCGGAGCGGATATTGTGGAAACCAATACCTTTTCGGGCACTACAATTGCCATGGCAGATTACCATATGGAAGAGTTGGTGTATGAACTCAATTATGAATCAGCCAAAATAGCCAAAAAGGTTGCTGATGAATTCACTGCAAAAGAACCACATAAGCCAAGATTCGTAGCTGGTAGCATTGGCCCAACAAATAAAACGGCCAGTATGTCACCAGATGTCAATGACCCAGGGTTCAGGGCTGTATCTTTTGATGAACTTAGAATAGCATACAAAGAACAGGTAGAAGCGCTATTGGATGGTGGTTCGGATATTCTTTTGGTCGAAACTATTTTCGATACATTAAATGCAAAGGCAGCACTCTTTGCCATTGAAGAGGTAAAAGAAGAACGAAATAGTACTGTTCCGGTAATGGTGAGCGGTACAATCACAGATGCATCCGGACGTACCTTATCAGGTCAAACAGCAGAAGCCTTTTTAATTTCCATTTCTCACATTTCTATTTTGACCGTTGGATTCAATTGTGCATTGGGAGCCAAACAGCTTACTCCCCATTTGGAGGTTATTTCGTCAAAAACTGGATATGGTGTTTCAGCACACCCCAATGCCGGTTTACCCAATGCGTTTGGTGAATATGATGAAACCCCGGAACAAATGGCAGACCAAATCAAGGAATATGTGGAAAAGGGCTTGATAAATATTGTTGGCGGTTGTTGCGGAACTACACCAGAGCATATTGAGGCCATTGCAGATTTGGTAAAGGAGTACAAACCAAGAAAACTCGCAATTCCAGTATAA